In the genome of Treponema pedis, one region contains:
- a CDS encoding dihydrolipoyl dehydrogenase family protein encodes MYDVLVLGGGPGGYVAAIKAGRAGLKTALIEKNKLGGTCLNRGCIPTKYLLHTAEVFGSFAKNDLGLSGENLKYDINTVYEKKNAVVEKLVNGIEKLIENAGVEFFNGEGKITSKSSVEVNGQTLQFKNLIIATGSSVFAPPISGIENALTSDDILASSPVDFKSVIIIGGGVIGIEFATMYAKLGKEVTVVELEKTILPPFDRDLAMQQALVLKKQGVKIINGAAVTKIEKTGCTFTLKEKEEKITADAVIVCIGRIAEINNIGLENAGIEFDKRGIITDKFMQTNIQGIFAIGDAVKGNVMLAHNAENQGSLVIENLTGNCKKEKTISFRLAFIALRKLRPSGFRKRS; translated from the coding sequence ATGTATGATGTACTTGTTTTGGGCGGAGGCCCGGGCGGTTATGTTGCCGCTATAAAAGCGGGAAGAGCCGGTTTAAAAACCGCTCTTATCGAAAAAAATAAACTTGGAGGAACCTGTCTTAACAGGGGCTGTATTCCTACAAAATACCTTCTTCATACCGCAGAAGTATTCGGAAGTTTTGCAAAAAACGATTTGGGTCTTTCAGGAGAAAATTTAAAATACGATATAAATACCGTTTATGAAAAAAAGAATGCCGTTGTAGAAAAACTTGTAAACGGTATTGAAAAACTTATAGAAAATGCCGGCGTCGAATTTTTTAACGGAGAAGGAAAAATTACCTCAAAATCTTCCGTGGAAGTAAACGGGCAAACTCTTCAATTTAAAAATTTGATTATTGCAACCGGTTCTTCCGTATTCGCACCGCCTATAAGCGGAATCGAAAACGCTCTTACCTCCGATGATATTTTAGCTTCTTCACCCGTAGATTTTAAAAGCGTAATTATCATAGGCGGCGGAGTTATCGGCATTGAATTCGCAACCATGTACGCAAAGCTCGGCAAAGAAGTTACCGTTGTAGAACTTGAAAAAACAATCCTTCCGCCCTTCGACAGAGACTTGGCAATGCAGCAAGCTCTTGTTTTAAAAAAACAGGGTGTAAAAATAATAAACGGAGCGGCTGTTACAAAGATTGAAAAAACCGGCTGCACCTTTACTCTAAAAGAAAAGGAAGAAAAAATTACAGCCGATGCGGTAATAGTTTGTATCGGACGTATTGCGGAAATTAACAATATAGGTTTGGAAAATGCCGGTATCGAATTCGATAAGAGAGGAATTATTACGGATAAGTTTATGCAGACGAATATACAAGGAATTTTTGCAATAGGAGATGCCGTAAAGGGAAATGTTATGCTTGCACATAATGCGGAAAACCAGGGAAGCTTGGTTATAGAAAATTTAACAGGCAACTGCAAAAAAGAAAAAACGATATCATTCCGTCTTGCGTTTATTGCTCTCCGGAAATTGCGGCCGTCGGGCTTTCGGAAAAGAAGCTGA
- a CDS encoding ABC transporter ATP-binding protein, with amino-acid sequence MFTVLSKSLREYKSTSIFAVLLTITEVVFEIIIPVCMSRLIDFGIERGSMYTVFKYGAALLVFALIQLTTGVFSSVTAAKAACGFAANLRQDMYDKVQTFSFANIDKFSTSSIITRLTTDVTNVLNSYQMLVKIAIRAPGIMVFAMVASFKISKEISMIFLFLIPLLALGLYCIIKKVYPIFTGVFKTYDELNNVVQENIKGVRAVKSFNRQEYEIKKFGKISEAIYKGFSKGERYVTLNIPLMRFCIYLCMLLISWLGAKAITASGNNPDLGLTTGALTALFSYAAQIMMSLMMLAMVFVMITISRSSAERIAEILKESPTIKNSENPVIEVKDGSVSFKNADFSYTADTDKKIIDNANLHILSGETVGIIGGTGSSKTSFVQLIPRLYDVTSGEVNVGGVNVKDYDLDALRNSVAFVLQKNELFSGTVKENLKWGNENASDEEIKEACRLACATEFIETMKDKYDSKIEQGGVNISGGQKQRLCIARALLKKPKILILDDSTSAVDTKTDALIQKSFKEFIPETTKIIIAQRISSVQNADKIVVLNGGKIENVGKHEELLEKCAIYKEIFETQQKGN; translated from the coding sequence ATGTTTACAGTTTTATCAAAGAGCCTGCGGGAGTATAAAAGTACTTCGATTTTTGCCGTTTTGCTTACGATTACGGAAGTTGTTTTTGAAATAATAATTCCCGTATGTATGTCCCGTTTAATCGATTTCGGTATTGAGCGGGGCAGTATGTATACGGTATTTAAATACGGTGCGGCTCTTTTAGTTTTCGCTCTTATTCAATTAACTACCGGTGTTTTTTCATCGGTTACGGCGGCAAAGGCCGCCTGCGGGTTTGCCGCAAATTTACGGCAGGATATGTACGATAAGGTACAGACCTTTTCTTTTGCAAACATCGATAAATTTTCCACCTCATCTATTATTACAAGGCTTACCACCGATGTGACTAACGTGCTTAACTCTTATCAAATGCTTGTAAAAATTGCAATACGGGCTCCAGGTATAATGGTTTTTGCAATGGTTGCCTCGTTTAAAATAAGTAAAGAAATTTCCATGATTTTTTTGTTTTTAATTCCTCTTTTGGCATTGGGGCTTTATTGCATAATAAAAAAGGTTTACCCGATATTTACGGGAGTTTTTAAAACTTATGATGAATTAAACAATGTTGTTCAGGAAAATATAAAGGGAGTGCGAGCCGTAAAGTCTTTTAACAGACAGGAGTATGAAATAAAAAAGTTCGGTAAAATTTCGGAAGCAATTTACAAAGGTTTTTCAAAGGGAGAGCGGTATGTAACTTTAAATATTCCCCTTATGAGGTTTTGTATTTACCTTTGTATGCTTTTAATTTCATGGCTGGGTGCAAAGGCGATTACGGCAAGCGGCAATAATCCCGATTTAGGTTTGACTACGGGAGCTCTTACGGCTTTGTTCTCTTATGCCGCACAGATTATGATGAGCTTAATGATGCTTGCGATGGTCTTTGTTATGATTACAATTTCGCGCTCTTCGGCAGAGCGTATCGCGGAAATTTTAAAAGAAAGCCCTACAATAAAAAATTCCGAAAATCCGGTTATTGAAGTAAAAGACGGAAGCGTAAGTTTTAAAAATGCCGATTTTTCGTACACGGCCGATACGGATAAAAAAATTATAGATAATGCAAATTTGCATATCCTATCGGGGGAAACCGTAGGTATAATAGGCGGAACCGGTTCTTCCAAAACCTCATTTGTTCAATTGATTCCGCGTTTATACGATGTTACTTCGGGTGAAGTAAATGTAGGCGGTGTAAATGTAAAAGATTATGATTTAGATGCTTTAAGAAATTCGGTTGCCTTTGTTTTGCAAAAAAATGAATTATTTTCGGGAACCGTTAAAGAAAATTTAAAGTGGGGAAATGAAAATGCAAGCGATGAAGAAATTAAAGAGGCTTGCCGATTGGCTTGTGCAACGGAATTTATAGAAACGATGAAGGATAAATACGATTCTAAAATCGAACAAGGCGGAGTAAATATTTCGGGCGGACAAAAGCAGAGACTTTGTATTGCAAGGGCTCTTTTAAAAAAGCCTAAAATTTTAATTTTGGACGATTCTACAAGTGCGGTCGATACTAAAACGGACGCTTTAATTCAAAAATCGTTTAAAGAGTTTATTCCCGAAACAACAAAGATAATTATTGCACAGCGAATTTCTTCGGTTCAAAACGCCGATAAAATTGTTGTCCTTAACGGCGGAAAAATAGAAAACGTAGGAAAACACGAAGAGCTTTTGGAAAAATGCGCAATTTATAAAGAAATTTTTGAAACACAGCAAAAAGGGAATTAA